One Oenanthe melanoleuca isolate GR-GAL-2019-014 chromosome 3, OMel1.0, whole genome shotgun sequence DNA segment encodes these proteins:
- the MERTK gene encoding tyrosine-protein kinase Mer isoform X4, translating to MGGGRWALLWALLAALRPPRGCCSEDAEGEVRHLWARSRRSSPVAQLRFNPTVRQVLINEHKDVTFNCSIKVPQELLRPEAPGISLWKDGRELHVLDRIASSHFEIPDEEEVAMTSTFSIIGAQRSDNGSYVCKLNVSGVEVVSDPILVQLEGLPHFIRQPEQLNVTRGSPFNLTCQAVGPPEPVEIYWFQNNLRLNQKPHISPSVLTVPGLNEPALFSCEAHNSKGLTASSPGQVNIKGIPSAPVSVQVLNRTARGIRISWVPGFDAFSAFNSCSVQVKEVVPGGNISLQPLHTSVPPHVYHIQQLEPLQEYNIRVSCRNEVGWSAFSPWITASTTEGAPSTPPLNVTVSFNESSSSLEIRWLGPSLERIHGQLQGYHVWYSWHNSEGTIVSAEARLNGSVAVLPVVATNATCSVRVAAVTRGGVGPASIPVEIFIPASASGNGDSFVVALGFICGTIAVGVILCLSVVIQKRCVETKYGNAFSRNNSELAVNYTAKKSYCRRAVELTLGSLGVSRELQQKLQDVVVDRNALSLGKVLGEGEFGSVMEGRLSQPEGPPQKVAVKTMKLDNFSQREIEEFLSEAACMKDFDHPNVIKLLGVCIELSSLQVPKPMVILPFMKYGDLHSFLLRSRLEMAPQFVPLQTLVKFMVDIALGMEYLSSRNFLHRDLAARNCMLRDDMTVCVADFGLSKKIYSGDYYRQGRIAKMPVKWIALESLADRVYTTKSDVWAFGVTMWEIATRGMTPYPGVQNHEIYEYLFHGQRLKKPEDCLDELYEIMSECWRADPATRPTFSQLKAQLEKLLENLPSAKAGGEIIYINTSLAEQSPDSTQDSGFPQADSDLEASEPGSPGAEAALVAVEVHPGQPWDSRYVEEEQLGGPVEEPYVPLLPCQGSEPGSRWSQAGTLPAAERAEDSEVPPGTA from the exons ATGGGCGGCGGGCGCTGGGCGCTGCTGTGGGCGCTGCTGGCGGCCCTGCGCCCGCCCCGCGGGTGCTGCTCCG AGGATGCTGAGGGAGAAGTGAGGCACCTGTGGGCACGCTCCCGGCGGAGCAGCCCCGTGGCACAGCTCAGGTTCAACCCCACGGTGCGGCAGGTGCTCATCAACGAGCACAAGGACGTCACCTTCAACTGCTCCATCAAagtgccccaggagctgctgcggCCCGAGGCGCCGGGAATTTCCCTCTGGAAGGACGGCAGGGAGCTGCACGTGCTGGATCGCATCGCCAGCAGCCACTTTGAGATCCCCGACGAGGAGGAGGTGGCCATGACCTCCACCTTCAG CATCATCGGCGCGCAGCGCTCGGATAACGGCTCCTACGTCTGCAAGCTCAACGTCTCCGGCGTGGAGGTGGTGTCCGACCCCATCCTGGTGCAGCTGGAag gtctCCCGCACTTCATCCGGCAGCCCGAGCAGCTGAACGTCACCAGGGGCAGCCCCTTCAACCTGACGTGCCAGGCTGTGGGGCCTCCCGAGCCCGTGGAGATCTACTGGTTCCAGAACAACCTCCGGCTCAACCAGAAACCCCACATCTCCCCGTCAGTCCTCACCGTGCCAG GACTCAACGAGCCGGCGCTGTTCAGCTGCGAGGCCCACAACAGCAAAGGCCTGACTGCATCCAGCCCGGGCCAGGTCAACATCAAAG gaatcCCATCAGCTCCTGTCAGTGTGCAGGTCCTCAACAGGACAGCCCGTGGAATCAGGATATCCTGGGTGCCGGGCTTCGATGCCTTCTCTGCCTTCAACAGCTGCAGTGTCCAG GTCAAGGAAGTCGTTCCAGGAGGCAacatctccctgcagcccttgcaCACCTCGGTGCCTCCCCACGTGTATCAcatccagcagctggagccctTGCAGGAGTACAACATCCGTGTTTCCTGCAGGAATGAGGTTGGCTGGTCGGCATTCAGCCCCTGGATCACGGCCAGCACCACGGAGGGAG ctcccagcacgCCGCCGCTGAACGTCACGGTGTCCTTCAACGAGTCCAGCTCCTCGCTGGAGATCCGCTGGCTGGGGCCATCCCTGGAGAGGATCCACGGGCAGCTCCAGGGCTACCACGTCTGGTACAGCTGGCACAACTCTGAGGGCACG ATCGTCTCCGCCGAGGCGCGGCTGAACGGCAGCGTGGCCGTGCTGCCCGTGGTGGCCACCAACGCCACCTGCTCCGTCCGTGTGGCCGCTGTCACCAGGGGGGGAGTGGGACCTGCCAGCATTCCCGTGGAGATCTTCATCCCTGCCAGCG CCTCGGGGAATGGCGACTCCTTTGTCGTAGCCCTGGGATTTATCTGCGGGACGATTGCGGTCGGAGTCATCCTCTGCTTGTCCGTGGTCATCCAGAAACGATGTGTGGAGACAAAATACGG GAATGCTTTCAGCAGGAACAACTCGGAGCTGGCAGTGAACTACACAGCAAAGAAGTCCTACTGCCGCAGAGCCGTGGAACTGACCC TGGGAAGCCTGGGTGTCAGCAGAGAGctccagcagaagctgcaggatGTTGTCGTGGACAGAAACGCCCTGAGCCTGGGAAAGGTCCTGGGGGAGG GGGAGTTTGGATCCGTGATGGAGGGACGGCTCAGCCAGCCTGAAGGGCCCCCACAGAAGGTGGCTGTGAAGACCATGAAGT TGGATAACTTTTCCCAAAGGGAGATTGAAGAGTTCCTCAGCGAAGCAGCGTGCATGAAGGACTTTGACCATCCCAATGTCATCAAGCTCCTCG GGGTGTGCATCgagctgagctccctgcaggtgcccaAGCCCATGGTGATCCTGCCCTTCATGAAATACGGAGACCTGCACAGCTTCCTGCTGCGCTCCCGGCTGGAAATGGCCCCCCAG TTTGTGCCCCTGCAGACCCTGGTGAAGTTCATGGTGGACATCGCCCTGGGCATGGAATACCTGAGCAGTCGGAACTTCCTCCACAGGGACTTGGCAGCTCGGAACTGCAT GCTGCGGGATGACATGACGGTGTGCGTGGCAGACTTTGGGCTCTCCAAGAAGATCTACAGCGGGGATTACTACCGGCAGGGCCGCATCGCCAAGATGCCGGTCAAGTGGATCGCCCTCGAGTCCCTGGCTGACCGTGTCTACACCACCAAGAGTGATGTG TGGGCATTCGGCGTCACCATGTGGGAGATCGCCACGCGCGGCATGACGCCGTACCCAGGGGTGCAGAACCACGAGATCTACGAGTACCTCTTCCATGGGCAGCGCCTGAAGAAGCCTGAGGACTGCCTGGACGAGCT GTACGAAATAATGTCCGAGTGCTGGAGAGCCGACCCTGCCACCCGGCCCACCTTCTCCCAGCTCAAAGCccagctggagaagctgctggaaaaccTTCCCAGCGCCAAGGCAGGCGGGGAGATCATCTACATCAACACCAGCCTCGCCGAGCAGAGCCCGGACTCCACGCAGGACTCGGGCTTCCCGCAGGCGGACTCGGATTTGGAGGCGTCGGAGCCCGGCTCCCCCGGCGCGGAGGCGGCGCTGGTGGCCGTGGAGGTGCATCCCGGCCAGCCCTGGGACTCCAGGTACgtggaggaggagcagctcgGCGGCCCCGTGGAGGAGCCCTACGTGCCGCTGCTTCCCTGCCAGGGCTCGGAGCCGGGGAGCCGCTGGAGCCAGGCCGGCACTCTGCCGGCGGCGGAGCGCGCGGAGGACTCGGAAGTGCCGCCGGGAACGGCGTGA
- the MERTK gene encoding tyrosine-protein kinase Mer isoform X2: MGGGRWALLWALLAALRPPRGCCSEDAEGEVRHLWARSRRSSPVAQLRFNPTVRQVLINEHKDVTFNCSIKVPQELLRPEAPGISLWKDGRELHVLDRIASSHFEIPDEEEVAMTSTFSIIGAQRSDNGSYVCKLNVSGVEVVSDPILVQLEGLPHFIRQPEQLNVTRGSPFNLTCQAVGPPEPVEIYWFQNNLRLNQKPHISPSVLTVPGLNEPALFSCEAHNSKGLTASSPGQVNIKGIPSAPVSVQVLNRTARGIRISWVPGFDAFSAFNSCSVQVKEVVPGGNISLQPLHTSVPPHVYHIQQLEPLQEYNIRVSCRNEVGWSAFSPWITASTTEGAPSTPPLNVTVSFNESSSSLEIRWLGPSLERIHGQLQGYHVWYSWHNSEGTIVSAEARLNGSVAVLPVVATNATCSVRVAAVTRGGVGPASIPVEIFIPASGLITSAPSSTPASGNGDSFVVALGFICGTIAVGVILCLSVVIQKRCVETKYGNAFSRNNSELAVNYTAKKSYCRRAVELTLGSLGVSRELQQKLQDVVVDRNALSLGKVLGEGEFGSVMEGRLSQPEGPPQKVAVKTMKLDNFSQREIEEFLSEAACMKDFDHPNVIKLLGVCIELSSLQVPKPMVILPFMKYGDLHSFLLRSRLEMAPQFVPLQTLVKFMVDIALGMEYLSSRNFLHRDLAARNCMLRDDMTVCVADFGLSKKIYSGDYYRQGRIAKMPVKWIALESLADRVYTTKSDVWAFGVTMWEIATRGMTPYPGVQNHEIYEYLFHGQRLKKPEDCLDELYEIMSECWRADPATRPTFSQLKAQLEKLLENLPSAKAGGEIIYINTSLAEQSPDSTQDSGFPQADSDLEASEPGSPGAEAALVAVEVHPGQPWDSRYVEEEQLGGPVEEPYVPLLPCQGSEPGSRWSQAGTLPAAERAEDSEVPPGTA; this comes from the exons ATGGGCGGCGGGCGCTGGGCGCTGCTGTGGGCGCTGCTGGCGGCCCTGCGCCCGCCCCGCGGGTGCTGCTCCG AGGATGCTGAGGGAGAAGTGAGGCACCTGTGGGCACGCTCCCGGCGGAGCAGCCCCGTGGCACAGCTCAGGTTCAACCCCACGGTGCGGCAGGTGCTCATCAACGAGCACAAGGACGTCACCTTCAACTGCTCCATCAAagtgccccaggagctgctgcggCCCGAGGCGCCGGGAATTTCCCTCTGGAAGGACGGCAGGGAGCTGCACGTGCTGGATCGCATCGCCAGCAGCCACTTTGAGATCCCCGACGAGGAGGAGGTGGCCATGACCTCCACCTTCAG CATCATCGGCGCGCAGCGCTCGGATAACGGCTCCTACGTCTGCAAGCTCAACGTCTCCGGCGTGGAGGTGGTGTCCGACCCCATCCTGGTGCAGCTGGAag gtctCCCGCACTTCATCCGGCAGCCCGAGCAGCTGAACGTCACCAGGGGCAGCCCCTTCAACCTGACGTGCCAGGCTGTGGGGCCTCCCGAGCCCGTGGAGATCTACTGGTTCCAGAACAACCTCCGGCTCAACCAGAAACCCCACATCTCCCCGTCAGTCCTCACCGTGCCAG GACTCAACGAGCCGGCGCTGTTCAGCTGCGAGGCCCACAACAGCAAAGGCCTGACTGCATCCAGCCCGGGCCAGGTCAACATCAAAG gaatcCCATCAGCTCCTGTCAGTGTGCAGGTCCTCAACAGGACAGCCCGTGGAATCAGGATATCCTGGGTGCCGGGCTTCGATGCCTTCTCTGCCTTCAACAGCTGCAGTGTCCAG GTCAAGGAAGTCGTTCCAGGAGGCAacatctccctgcagcccttgcaCACCTCGGTGCCTCCCCACGTGTATCAcatccagcagctggagccctTGCAGGAGTACAACATCCGTGTTTCCTGCAGGAATGAGGTTGGCTGGTCGGCATTCAGCCCCTGGATCACGGCCAGCACCACGGAGGGAG ctcccagcacgCCGCCGCTGAACGTCACGGTGTCCTTCAACGAGTCCAGCTCCTCGCTGGAGATCCGCTGGCTGGGGCCATCCCTGGAGAGGATCCACGGGCAGCTCCAGGGCTACCACGTCTGGTACAGCTGGCACAACTCTGAGGGCACG ATCGTCTCCGCCGAGGCGCGGCTGAACGGCAGCGTGGCCGTGCTGCCCGTGGTGGCCACCAACGCCACCTGCTCCGTCCGTGTGGCCGCTGTCACCAGGGGGGGAGTGGGACCTGCCAGCATTCCCGTGGAGATCTTCATCCCTGCCAGCG GATTAATAACCTCAGCCCCCTCTTCGACTCCAGCCTCGGGGAATGGCGACTCCTTTGTCGTAGCCCTGGGATTTATCTGCGGGACGATTGCGGTCGGAGTCATCCTCTGCTTGTCCGTGGTCATCCAGAAACGATGTGTGGAGACAAAATACGG GAATGCTTTCAGCAGGAACAACTCGGAGCTGGCAGTGAACTACACAGCAAAGAAGTCCTACTGCCGCAGAGCCGTGGAACTGACCC TGGGAAGCCTGGGTGTCAGCAGAGAGctccagcagaagctgcaggatGTTGTCGTGGACAGAAACGCCCTGAGCCTGGGAAAGGTCCTGGGGGAGG GGGAGTTTGGATCCGTGATGGAGGGACGGCTCAGCCAGCCTGAAGGGCCCCCACAGAAGGTGGCTGTGAAGACCATGAAGT TGGATAACTTTTCCCAAAGGGAGATTGAAGAGTTCCTCAGCGAAGCAGCGTGCATGAAGGACTTTGACCATCCCAATGTCATCAAGCTCCTCG GGGTGTGCATCgagctgagctccctgcaggtgcccaAGCCCATGGTGATCCTGCCCTTCATGAAATACGGAGACCTGCACAGCTTCCTGCTGCGCTCCCGGCTGGAAATGGCCCCCCAG TTTGTGCCCCTGCAGACCCTGGTGAAGTTCATGGTGGACATCGCCCTGGGCATGGAATACCTGAGCAGTCGGAACTTCCTCCACAGGGACTTGGCAGCTCGGAACTGCAT GCTGCGGGATGACATGACGGTGTGCGTGGCAGACTTTGGGCTCTCCAAGAAGATCTACAGCGGGGATTACTACCGGCAGGGCCGCATCGCCAAGATGCCGGTCAAGTGGATCGCCCTCGAGTCCCTGGCTGACCGTGTCTACACCACCAAGAGTGATGTG TGGGCATTCGGCGTCACCATGTGGGAGATCGCCACGCGCGGCATGACGCCGTACCCAGGGGTGCAGAACCACGAGATCTACGAGTACCTCTTCCATGGGCAGCGCCTGAAGAAGCCTGAGGACTGCCTGGACGAGCT GTACGAAATAATGTCCGAGTGCTGGAGAGCCGACCCTGCCACCCGGCCCACCTTCTCCCAGCTCAAAGCccagctggagaagctgctggaaaaccTTCCCAGCGCCAAGGCAGGCGGGGAGATCATCTACATCAACACCAGCCTCGCCGAGCAGAGCCCGGACTCCACGCAGGACTCGGGCTTCCCGCAGGCGGACTCGGATTTGGAGGCGTCGGAGCCCGGCTCCCCCGGCGCGGAGGCGGCGCTGGTGGCCGTGGAGGTGCATCCCGGCCAGCCCTGGGACTCCAGGTACgtggaggaggagcagctcgGCGGCCCCGTGGAGGAGCCCTACGTGCCGCTGCTTCCCTGCCAGGGCTCGGAGCCGGGGAGCCGCTGGAGCCAGGCCGGCACTCTGCCGGCGGCGGAGCGCGCGGAGGACTCGGAAGTGCCGCCGGGAACGGCGTGA
- the MERTK gene encoding tyrosine-protein kinase Mer isoform X3 — translation MGGGRWALLWALLAALRPPRGCCSEDAEGEVRHLWARSRRSSPVAQLRFNPTVRQVLINEHKDVTFNCSIKVPQELLRPEAPGISLWKDGRELHVLDRIASSHFEIPDEEEVAMTSTFSIIGAQRSDNGSYVCKLNVSGVEVVSDPILVQLEGLPHFIRQPEQLNVTRGSPFNLTCQAVGPPEPVEIYWFQNNLRLNQKPHISPSVLTVPGLNEPALFSCEAHNSKGLTASSPGQVNIKGIPSAPVSVQVLNRTARGIRISWVPGFDAFSAFNSCSVQVKEVVPGGNISLQPLHTSVPPHVYHIQQLEPLQEYNIRVSCRNEVGWSAFSPWITASTTEGAPSTPPLNVTVSFNESSSSLEIRWLGPSLERIHGQLQGYHVWYSWHNSEGTQIVSAEARLNGSVAVLPVVATNATCSVRVAAVTRGGVGPASIPVEIFIPASASGNGDSFVVALGFICGTIAVGVILCLSVVIQKRCVETKYGNAFSRNNSELAVNYTAKKSYCRRAVELTLGSLGVSRELQQKLQDVVVDRNALSLGKVLGEGEFGSVMEGRLSQPEGPPQKVAVKTMKLDNFSQREIEEFLSEAACMKDFDHPNVIKLLGVCIELSSLQVPKPMVILPFMKYGDLHSFLLRSRLEMAPQFVPLQTLVKFMVDIALGMEYLSSRNFLHRDLAARNCMLRDDMTVCVADFGLSKKIYSGDYYRQGRIAKMPVKWIALESLADRVYTTKSDVWAFGVTMWEIATRGMTPYPGVQNHEIYEYLFHGQRLKKPEDCLDELYEIMSECWRADPATRPTFSQLKAQLEKLLENLPSAKAGGEIIYINTSLAEQSPDSTQDSGFPQADSDLEASEPGSPGAEAALVAVEVHPGQPWDSRYVEEEQLGGPVEEPYVPLLPCQGSEPGSRWSQAGTLPAAERAEDSEVPPGTA, via the exons ATGGGCGGCGGGCGCTGGGCGCTGCTGTGGGCGCTGCTGGCGGCCCTGCGCCCGCCCCGCGGGTGCTGCTCCG AGGATGCTGAGGGAGAAGTGAGGCACCTGTGGGCACGCTCCCGGCGGAGCAGCCCCGTGGCACAGCTCAGGTTCAACCCCACGGTGCGGCAGGTGCTCATCAACGAGCACAAGGACGTCACCTTCAACTGCTCCATCAAagtgccccaggagctgctgcggCCCGAGGCGCCGGGAATTTCCCTCTGGAAGGACGGCAGGGAGCTGCACGTGCTGGATCGCATCGCCAGCAGCCACTTTGAGATCCCCGACGAGGAGGAGGTGGCCATGACCTCCACCTTCAG CATCATCGGCGCGCAGCGCTCGGATAACGGCTCCTACGTCTGCAAGCTCAACGTCTCCGGCGTGGAGGTGGTGTCCGACCCCATCCTGGTGCAGCTGGAag gtctCCCGCACTTCATCCGGCAGCCCGAGCAGCTGAACGTCACCAGGGGCAGCCCCTTCAACCTGACGTGCCAGGCTGTGGGGCCTCCCGAGCCCGTGGAGATCTACTGGTTCCAGAACAACCTCCGGCTCAACCAGAAACCCCACATCTCCCCGTCAGTCCTCACCGTGCCAG GACTCAACGAGCCGGCGCTGTTCAGCTGCGAGGCCCACAACAGCAAAGGCCTGACTGCATCCAGCCCGGGCCAGGTCAACATCAAAG gaatcCCATCAGCTCCTGTCAGTGTGCAGGTCCTCAACAGGACAGCCCGTGGAATCAGGATATCCTGGGTGCCGGGCTTCGATGCCTTCTCTGCCTTCAACAGCTGCAGTGTCCAG GTCAAGGAAGTCGTTCCAGGAGGCAacatctccctgcagcccttgcaCACCTCGGTGCCTCCCCACGTGTATCAcatccagcagctggagccctTGCAGGAGTACAACATCCGTGTTTCCTGCAGGAATGAGGTTGGCTGGTCGGCATTCAGCCCCTGGATCACGGCCAGCACCACGGAGGGAG ctcccagcacgCCGCCGCTGAACGTCACGGTGTCCTTCAACGAGTCCAGCTCCTCGCTGGAGATCCGCTGGCTGGGGCCATCCCTGGAGAGGATCCACGGGCAGCTCCAGGGCTACCACGTCTGGTACAGCTGGCACAACTCTGAGGGCACG CAGATCGTCTCCGCCGAGGCGCGGCTGAACGGCAGCGTGGCCGTGCTGCCCGTGGTGGCCACCAACGCCACCTGCTCCGTCCGTGTGGCCGCTGTCACCAGGGGGGGAGTGGGACCTGCCAGCATTCCCGTGGAGATCTTCATCCCTGCCAGCG CCTCGGGGAATGGCGACTCCTTTGTCGTAGCCCTGGGATTTATCTGCGGGACGATTGCGGTCGGAGTCATCCTCTGCTTGTCCGTGGTCATCCAGAAACGATGTGTGGAGACAAAATACGG GAATGCTTTCAGCAGGAACAACTCGGAGCTGGCAGTGAACTACACAGCAAAGAAGTCCTACTGCCGCAGAGCCGTGGAACTGACCC TGGGAAGCCTGGGTGTCAGCAGAGAGctccagcagaagctgcaggatGTTGTCGTGGACAGAAACGCCCTGAGCCTGGGAAAGGTCCTGGGGGAGG GGGAGTTTGGATCCGTGATGGAGGGACGGCTCAGCCAGCCTGAAGGGCCCCCACAGAAGGTGGCTGTGAAGACCATGAAGT TGGATAACTTTTCCCAAAGGGAGATTGAAGAGTTCCTCAGCGAAGCAGCGTGCATGAAGGACTTTGACCATCCCAATGTCATCAAGCTCCTCG GGGTGTGCATCgagctgagctccctgcaggtgcccaAGCCCATGGTGATCCTGCCCTTCATGAAATACGGAGACCTGCACAGCTTCCTGCTGCGCTCCCGGCTGGAAATGGCCCCCCAG TTTGTGCCCCTGCAGACCCTGGTGAAGTTCATGGTGGACATCGCCCTGGGCATGGAATACCTGAGCAGTCGGAACTTCCTCCACAGGGACTTGGCAGCTCGGAACTGCAT GCTGCGGGATGACATGACGGTGTGCGTGGCAGACTTTGGGCTCTCCAAGAAGATCTACAGCGGGGATTACTACCGGCAGGGCCGCATCGCCAAGATGCCGGTCAAGTGGATCGCCCTCGAGTCCCTGGCTGACCGTGTCTACACCACCAAGAGTGATGTG TGGGCATTCGGCGTCACCATGTGGGAGATCGCCACGCGCGGCATGACGCCGTACCCAGGGGTGCAGAACCACGAGATCTACGAGTACCTCTTCCATGGGCAGCGCCTGAAGAAGCCTGAGGACTGCCTGGACGAGCT GTACGAAATAATGTCCGAGTGCTGGAGAGCCGACCCTGCCACCCGGCCCACCTTCTCCCAGCTCAAAGCccagctggagaagctgctggaaaaccTTCCCAGCGCCAAGGCAGGCGGGGAGATCATCTACATCAACACCAGCCTCGCCGAGCAGAGCCCGGACTCCACGCAGGACTCGGGCTTCCCGCAGGCGGACTCGGATTTGGAGGCGTCGGAGCCCGGCTCCCCCGGCGCGGAGGCGGCGCTGGTGGCCGTGGAGGTGCATCCCGGCCAGCCCTGGGACTCCAGGTACgtggaggaggagcagctcgGCGGCCCCGTGGAGGAGCCCTACGTGCCGCTGCTTCCCTGCCAGGGCTCGGAGCCGGGGAGCCGCTGGAGCCAGGCCGGCACTCTGCCGGCGGCGGAGCGCGCGGAGGACTCGGAAGTGCCGCCGGGAACGGCGTGA